A genomic stretch from Microbacterium proteolyticum includes:
- a CDS encoding MFS transporter — MPRSENARRWVGLIAVALGVALIVVDTTIVNVITPSVIDDLGIDSSQAQWIQESYAIVFAALLLVVGRISDLWGAKTVFLAGVVVFGLTSLLAGLAPTGEILVLARFLQGIGAAAVLPTSLALLNAMFVGAARGKAFAVWGSTIGAATALGPVLGGWLSEHASWRWAFGINIPLTIVIVVIGVLFLLQPARSRGGVDVISAALSVSGLGLLAFGLVEGRVYGWIMSENAFEVFGVRWDSGLSPAFVALVASALLLALFVWRQARLSRPGSRHQPLMDTRLFSIASFRNGNVATLIIGLGEFGIIAVLPLWLQFTLGYSPLQAGLALVPIAIGSFVASGISFPLSNRVSALAFVRLGLVLEVLGLAGLGLVAAVTDASWLLIAVVLFFYGVGVGFATAQVTNVVLADVPAEEGGQSSGIQSTFRQLGSALGIAALTTVFFSTLGGGLQNRLEASGYAPSDAKDFADAVTDSAGAAIEPIGQVPGLENVADLARQAMTDAVAFGAVLAAGFLVVGVIATFLIPSRPAGVEAARDVERQASSATAATEVAR, encoded by the coding sequence ATGCCACGATCCGAGAACGCGCGCCGCTGGGTCGGCTTGATCGCCGTGGCTCTGGGGGTGGCCCTGATCGTCGTGGACACGACGATCGTCAACGTCATCACCCCCTCGGTGATCGACGACCTGGGCATCGACTCGAGCCAGGCGCAGTGGATCCAGGAGTCGTACGCGATCGTCTTCGCCGCGCTGTTGCTCGTCGTCGGTCGCATCTCCGACCTGTGGGGGGCGAAGACGGTATTCCTCGCCGGCGTCGTCGTCTTCGGTCTCACGAGCTTGCTCGCCGGTCTCGCCCCCACGGGCGAGATCCTCGTGCTCGCCCGCTTCCTGCAGGGCATCGGCGCCGCCGCCGTGCTGCCGACCTCGCTCGCCCTGCTCAACGCGATGTTCGTCGGCGCCGCGCGCGGCAAGGCGTTCGCCGTCTGGGGCTCGACGATCGGCGCCGCCACGGCGCTCGGCCCCGTCCTCGGCGGGTGGCTCTCCGAGCACGCGTCGTGGCGCTGGGCGTTCGGCATCAACATTCCGCTGACGATCGTGATCGTCGTCATCGGCGTGCTGTTCCTCCTCCAGCCCGCCCGCTCGCGTGGCGGCGTCGACGTCATCAGCGCCGCCCTCTCGGTCAGCGGTCTCGGACTGCTCGCGTTCGGGCTCGTCGAGGGTCGTGTCTACGGCTGGATCATGAGCGAGAACGCCTTCGAGGTCTTCGGCGTGCGCTGGGACTCCGGCCTGTCCCCCGCCTTCGTCGCGCTCGTCGCCTCGGCGCTGCTTCTGGCCTTGTTCGTATGGAGGCAGGCGCGGCTCAGCCGCCCGGGCAGCCGCCACCAGCCGCTCATGGACACGCGCCTGTTCTCGATCGCGTCCTTCCGCAACGGCAACGTGGCCACCCTGATCATCGGGCTCGGCGAGTTCGGCATCATCGCCGTGCTTCCCCTCTGGCTGCAGTTCACCCTCGGCTACTCGCCTCTGCAGGCGGGCCTCGCCCTCGTCCCGATCGCGATCGGCAGCTTCGTCGCCAGCGGCATCAGCTTCCCCCTCTCCAACCGCGTCAGCGCACTGGCCTTCGTGCGACTCGGGCTGGTGCTCGAGGTGCTCGGCCTCGCCGGCCTCGGTCTGGTCGCGGCTGTCACCGACGCCTCGTGGCTGCTCATCGCGGTCGTCCTCTTCTTCTACGGCGTGGGCGTCGGCTTCGCCACCGCGCAGGTCACCAATGTCGTCCTCGCCGACGTGCCCGCCGAAGAGGGCGGCCAGAGCTCCGGCATCCAGAGCACCTTCCGCCAGCTCGGCTCGGCGCTCGGGATCGCGGCGCTCACGACCGTCTTTTTCTCGACCTTGGGCGGGGGACTGCAGAACAGGCTCGAGGCCAGCGGGTATGCCCCTTCCGACGCGAAAGACTTCGCCGATGCCGTGACCGACAGCGCCGGCGCGGCCATCGAGCCGATCGGTCAGGTACCGGGCCTCGAGAACGTCGCCGACCTGGCGCGTCAGGCGATGACGGATGCCGTGGCCTTCGGCGCCGTCCTCGCCGCCGGGTTCTTGGTGGTCGGCGTCATCGCCACCTTCCTGATCCCCTCACGCCCGGCGGGCGTCGAGGCAGCGCGCGACGTCGAGCGGCAGGCCTCCTCGGCGACTGCCGCGACGGAGGTGGCGCGATGA
- a CDS encoding amidase family protein — protein MTSTRTAMSDDHGIWTQRADEASLASLESSDAFPLAVKANIAVRGLRRSAGCRVLDVAAEDADAPVVAALRHHGAVVMGMANMHELALGVTSDNAAYGPARVPSAPHLSAGGSSGGSAAAVAAGLVPLALGTDTGGSVSIPASNCGVVGFRPSTGRWPTAGIVGLSWTRDTPGVFAATVVEAARVDSWVTSSTAAPPVERPRLGIPTAFLHDLDARTEQAFHRTLDAWRPGVDVVEVDLSDVLVRTRPAEPLVVGWEAPRELASAAARALHLAPDEAFAALRSGVETADVAAFLDAIAERPVTADEYARALSLVLDARRLAADAMDRDGVDALVFPTTPAPAPPSGGGASTRHRDRDISVFELYTRHTGPGTILGAPMVTIPALAEDVPVGVTVQGRRFDDARILTLCAQLQSVLLEAASSRSTVGAGR, from the coding sequence ATGACGTCGACGCGAACGGCGATGTCCGACGACCACGGCATCTGGACGCAGCGGGCCGACGAGGCATCCCTCGCGTCGCTCGAGAGCTCGGACGCGTTCCCCCTGGCCGTCAAGGCCAACATCGCCGTTCGCGGACTGCGACGCTCGGCCGGATGCCGCGTCCTCGACGTGGCGGCGGAGGATGCCGACGCCCCGGTGGTGGCGGCTCTCCGCCACCACGGGGCGGTCGTGATGGGCATGGCGAACATGCACGAGCTCGCCCTCGGGGTGACCTCGGACAACGCCGCCTACGGCCCGGCGCGGGTCCCGTCGGCCCCGCACCTCTCGGCCGGCGGCTCGTCGGGCGGGAGCGCCGCCGCCGTCGCCGCGGGGCTCGTGCCGCTGGCGCTGGGCACCGACACCGGTGGGTCGGTCTCGATCCCGGCCAGCAACTGCGGTGTCGTGGGATTCCGCCCCAGCACGGGGCGGTGGCCCACGGCGGGGATCGTGGGCCTGTCGTGGACCCGCGACACCCCGGGGGTGTTCGCCGCGACGGTCGTGGAGGCCGCGCGCGTCGACTCCTGGGTCACCAGCAGCACGGCGGCACCCCCGGTCGAGCGGCCGCGGCTCGGCATCCCGACCGCGTTCCTTCACGACCTCGACGCGCGGACCGAGCAGGCGTTCCACCGCACGCTCGACGCGTGGCGACCGGGCGTCGATGTCGTGGAGGTGGACCTCTCGGACGTGCTCGTGCGCACCCGCCCCGCCGAACCGCTCGTCGTGGGCTGGGAGGCTCCACGCGAGCTCGCCTCGGCGGCCGCTCGGGCTCTGCATCTGGCGCCCGACGAGGCGTTCGCGGCGCTGCGGTCGGGCGTCGAGACGGCCGATGTCGCGGCGTTCCTCGACGCGATCGCCGAGCGTCCGGTGACGGCCGACGAGTACGCACGGGCACTGTCGCTGGTGCTCGACGCGCGCCGGCTCGCGGCGGACGCGATGGACCGCGACGGTGTCGACGCACTCGTCTTCCCCACCACGCCGGCGCCGGCCCCGCCGTCCGGCGGCGGCGCGAGCACCCGGCACCGCGACCGCGACATCTCGGTCTTCGAGCTCTACACCCGGCACACGGGACCCGGAACGATCCTCGGCGCGCCGATGGTCACGATCCCGGCGCTCGCCGAGGACGTTCCCGTCGGCGTCACCGTGCAGGGCCGACGTTTCGACGACGCGCGCATCCTGACCCTCTGCGCGCAGCTGCAGAGCGTCCTCCTCGAGGCGGCGTCCTCGCGCTCGACGGTCGGCGCCGGACGATGA
- a CDS encoding MFS transporter translates to MSTLRTGVSPLSRLDRFPRWGLSAISVLTIGLGMLFVQYDVFNINVSFVQTCAQIIGGCTPATADQFIGLPIFLSLVGYGIGALILGPMSDRFGRHRLLIIAMVITGLGSLFSTFAGDATSFSLSRLITGIGIGADLAIINVYVSEIAPRRMRGRYTSVLFFMAALGAALGIWLGLFLTTPMTPWPQGLPFALASDTFTAGWRWVYAVGAILAAFSIVLRIALPESPRWLASRGRDDEAAVVVERMEKLATRRHALLPASEGDSDTTEVTVGGTFSAVRELLTSRVYLRRLLVIGMAWLLGYITLYAFAGAFTSVLVRQGYAPAEAGIVSAVGLTGFILAAIVARSVVDRVERKWWMLIGGAITVVGALVVVGGGGATAATFLGAIVVFFGQNIWVPAQYALTAESFPTRFRTTAYALADSIGHVGGGLGVFLLVGIFSQFPLLGSLLGLIAFLIVGALVNLLAPRTRNRSLEEISA, encoded by the coding sequence ATGTCCACATTGCGCACGGGGGTCTCGCCCCTGTCCCGACTCGATCGCTTCCCCCGGTGGGGATTGAGCGCGATCTCCGTCCTCACCATCGGCCTGGGCATGCTCTTCGTCCAGTACGACGTCTTCAACATCAACGTCTCGTTCGTGCAGACGTGCGCCCAGATCATCGGCGGCTGCACCCCGGCCACCGCCGACCAGTTCATCGGCCTGCCCATCTTCCTCAGCCTCGTCGGCTATGGCATCGGGGCTCTCATCCTGGGGCCGATGTCCGACCGCTTCGGACGCCACCGCCTGCTCATCATCGCCATGGTGATCACGGGACTCGGCTCGCTCTTCTCGACCTTCGCGGGGGATGCCACGAGCTTCAGCCTCTCGCGCCTGATCACCGGCATCGGAATCGGTGCCGACCTCGCCATCATCAACGTGTACGTCAGCGAGATCGCCCCGCGGCGCATGCGCGGTCGCTACACGAGCGTGCTGTTCTTCATGGCGGCCCTGGGGGCTGCGCTCGGCATCTGGCTGGGTCTGTTCCTCACCACCCCCATGACGCCGTGGCCGCAGGGTCTGCCCTTCGCCCTGGCATCCGACACCTTCACCGCCGGGTGGCGCTGGGTCTACGCGGTCGGTGCGATCCTGGCGGCGTTCTCGATCGTCCTGCGCATCGCCCTGCCCGAGTCGCCTCGCTGGCTGGCCAGCCGCGGACGCGACGACGAGGCGGCCGTCGTCGTCGAGCGCATGGAGAAGCTCGCCACCCGCCGGCACGCGCTCCTGCCCGCCTCGGAGGGCGACAGCGACACGACCGAGGTCACCGTCGGCGGGACGTTCTCGGCCGTGCGCGAGCTGCTGACCTCGCGCGTCTACCTGCGGCGTCTGCTCGTCATCGGCATGGCGTGGCTGCTGGGCTACATCACCCTCTACGCCTTCGCCGGAGCCTTCACCTCGGTGCTCGTGCGGCAGGGATACGCCCCGGCGGAGGCCGGCATCGTCAGCGCCGTGGGACTGACCGGCTTCATCCTGGCGGCGATCGTCGCCCGCTCGGTGGTCGATCGTGTCGAGCGCAAGTGGTGGATGCTCATCGGCGGTGCGATCACCGTCGTCGGCGCGCTGGTCGTGGTGGGCGGCGGCGGGGCGACCGCGGCGACCTTCCTCGGCGCCATCGTGGTGTTCTTCGGCCAGAACATCTGGGTTCCGGCCCAGTACGCCCTCACGGCCGAGAGCTTCCCGACGCGTTTCCGCACGACCGCCTACGCCCTGGCCGACAGCATCGGTCACGTCGGCGGCGGGCTCGGCGTCTTCCTGCTCGTGGGCATCTTCTCGCAGTTCCCGCTGCTCGGGTCGCTGCTGGGGCTCATCGCCTTCCTCATCGTCGGCGCGCTGGTCAACCTCCTCGCTCCCCGCACCCGTAACCGCTCGCTGGAGGAGATCTCCGCATGA
- a CDS encoding helix-turn-helix transcriptional regulator: MSHVSWKIMETLTADAPLPERRRRLGRQLLRAVAGDTFVSYRWTSAGPYADPVGVQFDDENLRAYDARFRHIDTMTPRFLEVRGASAISPQRDTRDEFVRDFLFRSGMFHGMNYFAPHPVVGSIDLRVWRSQRRGAFTPDDVRKLQAIGDLMHRLWSTEPLATSALTPRQREIATLVGEGLTDRAICDRLGISLPTLRTHLAQAFAKTGTQNRTSLAMAARAPRH, from the coding sequence GTGAGCCACGTGTCGTGGAAGATCATGGAGACCCTCACCGCCGACGCGCCCCTGCCCGAGCGGCGCCGGCGACTGGGGCGCCAGCTGCTGAGGGCCGTGGCGGGAGACACGTTCGTGTCGTACCGGTGGACGTCGGCCGGTCCGTACGCCGACCCCGTGGGGGTGCAGTTCGACGACGAGAACCTCCGCGCGTACGACGCGCGCTTCCGGCACATCGACACGATGACCCCTCGGTTCCTCGAAGTCCGCGGGGCATCTGCCATCAGCCCGCAGCGGGACACCCGTGACGAGTTCGTCCGCGACTTCCTGTTCCGCTCCGGCATGTTCCACGGCATGAACTACTTCGCCCCCCATCCCGTGGTCGGATCCATCGACCTGCGGGTGTGGCGCTCGCAGCGGCGCGGCGCCTTCACCCCCGACGACGTCCGCAAGCTCCAGGCGATCGGCGACCTCATGCACCGGCTCTGGAGCACGGAACCGCTGGCGACCTCCGCCCTCACGCCGCGGCAGAGGGAGATCGCGACGTTGGTGGGCGAGGGACTGACCGACCGGGCGATCTGCGACCGGCTGGGCATCTCGCTGCCGACCCTGCGCACCCACCTCGCCCAGGCGTTCGCCAAGACCGGAACCCAGAACCGCACCTCGCTCGCGATGGCGGCCCGCGCCCCTCGTCATTAA
- a CDS encoding NAD(P)-dependent oxidoreductase, with the protein MAKVVVFGSTGYAGSNIAAELTHRGHEVVGVSRSGGETAEGAASVAGSIFDEAFVREVTADAQHIVVALPATARQEGEPNLIAALPAVVSAALAAGARLGVVGGAGSLAVAEGGPRLVDTDEFPAAFVPEALAHGEILDALRGSDAALDWFYLSPAATFGSWNPGQRTGTFRLGGDVLLADAEGTSAISGADYAIAFADEIEQHAHPRARFSVAY; encoded by the coding sequence ATGGCAAAGGTCGTCGTCTTCGGCTCCACCGGCTACGCGGGCAGCAACATCGCCGCGGAGCTCACCCACCGCGGCCACGAGGTCGTCGGGGTCTCGCGCTCGGGCGGCGAGACCGCCGAGGGCGCGGCATCCGTGGCCGGGTCGATCTTCGACGAGGCGTTCGTGCGCGAGGTCACGGCCGACGCGCAGCACATCGTCGTCGCCCTGCCCGCGACCGCGCGTCAGGAGGGCGAGCCGAACCTGATCGCCGCCCTGCCCGCGGTCGTTTCCGCCGCGCTGGCGGCGGGAGCGCGCCTCGGCGTCGTGGGCGGCGCCGGTTCGCTCGCCGTCGCCGAAGGCGGCCCGCGCCTGGTCGACACCGACGAGTTCCCCGCCGCCTTCGTGCCCGAGGCCCTCGCGCACGGCGAGATCCTTGACGCGCTGCGCGGCAGCGACGCCGCCCTCGACTGGTTCTACCTCAGCCCCGCCGCCACCTTCGGCTCGTGGAACCCCGGCCAGCGCACCGGAACCTTCCGCCTCGGCGGCGACGTGCTGCTGGCGGATGCCGAGGGCACCTCGGCGATCTCGGGCGCCGACTACGCCATCGCCTTCGCCGACGAGATCGAGCAGCACGCTCACCCCCGCGCGCGCTTCTCTGTGGCTTACTGA
- a CDS encoding winged helix-turn-helix transcriptional regulator — protein sequence MDEVLGFDPYNPDCPSRQLVDRIGDRWTILVIGVLSDGPARHGDLARRVAGISPKMLSQTLKGLERDGLLTRTVQPTSPPHAIYELTDRGASLGPLLLAVENWARAHMQDVLDARHAFDEAAPR from the coding sequence ATGGACGAGGTACTCGGCTTCGACCCGTACAACCCCGACTGCCCCAGCCGGCAGCTGGTGGACCGGATCGGCGACCGCTGGACGATTCTCGTCATCGGCGTCCTCTCGGACGGACCCGCGCGCCACGGCGATCTCGCACGACGAGTCGCCGGCATCTCCCCCAAGATGCTCTCCCAGACCTTGAAGGGTCTCGAACGCGACGGTCTGCTCACCCGCACCGTCCAACCCACGAGCCCGCCCCACGCGATCTACGAGCTCACCGACCGCGGTGCGAGCCTCGGCCCTCTGCTGCTCGCCGTCGAGAACTGGGCACGCGCCCACATGCAAGACGTGCTCGACGCGCGTCACGCGTTCGACGAAGCCGCCCCCCGATGA
- a CDS encoding DsbA family protein, with protein sequence MHDLLYVFDAYCGWCYGMAPALHELAADDDIRITVVHGALFSGANSAPIGRFGHIPDANARIAELTGVAFGPDYERLLSEGRTLLDSDAAARGLAALRASASDDRALEMAAAMQAAFYRDGRSLSDAETYAAIADDHGLDADAVRQQLDDDVIAGQARRDQDWLADLGVHSYPMLLLRRGDELVQIGSPTASAAQLRAQIAAAARVVTAPREATAGLACSPDGCAD encoded by the coding sequence ATGCACGACCTCCTCTACGTCTTCGACGCCTACTGCGGCTGGTGCTACGGCATGGCGCCGGCCCTGCACGAGCTGGCCGCCGATGACGACATCCGGATCACCGTGGTCCACGGCGCTCTGTTCTCGGGCGCGAACTCCGCCCCGATCGGGCGCTTCGGGCACATCCCCGACGCGAACGCCCGCATCGCCGAACTGACCGGGGTCGCCTTCGGCCCCGACTACGAGCGCCTCCTGAGCGAGGGCCGCACGCTGCTGGACTCGGATGCCGCGGCCCGCGGTCTCGCCGCCCTGCGCGCGAGCGCGAGCGATGACCGCGCGCTCGAGATGGCGGCGGCCATGCAGGCGGCGTTCTACCGTGACGGTCGCAGCCTCTCGGATGCCGAGACCTACGCCGCCATCGCGGACGACCACGGACTCGACGCCGACGCCGTGCGGCAGCAGCTCGACGACGACGTGATCGCCGGGCAGGCCCGACGGGACCAGGACTGGCTCGCCGATCTCGGCGTCCACAGCTACCCGATGCTGCTGCTGCGGCGCGGTGACGAGCTCGTGCAGATCGGGAGCCCCACCGCGTCGGCCGCGCAACTGCGGGCGCAGATCGCCGCCGCGGCGCGGGTCGTGACGGCACCGCGCGAGGCCACCGCGGGGCTCGCCTGCAGCCCCGACGGGTGCGCCGACTGA